The proteins below are encoded in one region of Eubacterium sp. 1001713B170207_170306_E7:
- the csm4 gene encoding type III-A CRISPR-associated RAMP protein Csm4: MSVEIYYLRFTSPVRWGSDYDRGSLDRAAFTCHSDTLFSAICNEWIKINGEASLEKLFSSVHNNQFRISDLLPYKEKKCYLPKPEGLYLKKTIPPETFKQVKKLDYLSLEDFEQYLREIFNADNPLSTYTKPRFVLDYSNTKVNTKGTHSRPYLVSAYEFLENAGLYFLVDIPENLRAELLKVMESLQTTGLGGKRSIGYGQFDVERHVETETAALETEKILYRRISKEEGPFMNLSLVLPKPEEIKKILDEDCYISLLERKGFVQPIGLKRKSVTMIQTGSILKEKIEGTLADVSPDQVGEDRSIQKVYRYGKGFYLGLGI; this comes from the coding sequence ATGTCCGTTGAAATATACTATTTGCGTTTTACAAGCCCTGTCCGTTGGGGGAGCGATTATGACCGAGGGAGTTTAGACCGTGCAGCCTTTACCTGCCATTCGGACACACTATTCAGTGCGATTTGTAATGAATGGATTAAGATCAATGGTGAAGCGTCATTAGAAAAATTGTTCAGCAGTGTGCACAATAATCAATTTCGCATCTCCGACCTGCTGCCTTATAAAGAGAAAAAATGCTATCTGCCAAAGCCAGAGGGCCTGTACTTAAAAAAGACCATCCCTCCAGAAACCTTCAAACAGGTAAAGAAATTAGACTATCTGTCACTGGAAGATTTTGAGCAATACCTCAGGGAAATTTTTAATGCGGATAACCCACTATCTACCTACACCAAACCGCGCTTCGTTTTGGATTACAGCAACACCAAGGTCAATACCAAAGGAACGCATTCCCGACCCTATCTGGTCTCTGCCTATGAATTTCTGGAAAATGCCGGTCTGTATTTTTTGGTCGATATACCAGAAAACCTTAGGGCAGAATTATTAAAAGTCATGGAGAGCCTTCAGACCACAGGACTGGGGGGCAAGCGCAGCATTGGGTATGGCCAATTTGACGTTGAACGCCATGTCGAAACTGAAACCGCTGCTTTAGAAACTGAAAAGATCCTGTACCGGCGGATCAGCAAAGAAGAAGGGCCCTTCATGAACCTCTCGCTGGTTCTGCCAAAGCCAGAAGAGATTAAGAAAATTTTAGATGAAGATTGTTATATCAGCTTGCTTGAAAGAAAGGGCTTTGTGCAGCCAATAGGCCTAAAAAGAAAGTCCGTCACAATGATACAAACCGGCTCAATTCTAAAGGAAAAAATCGAAGGAACACTGGCCGATGTATCGCCAGATCAGGTCGGAGAGGATCGAAGCATTCAGAAAGTATATCGTTATGGGAAAGGGTTTTACTTAGGTTTAGGCATATGA
- a CDS encoding AP2 domain-containing protein, which produces MMKKKAEDRIGEHHGLLEIRDWKRENNRAYFYCRCACGNEKWIRADQVIAGRITSCGCQGKKLAKDRIGEHHGLLEIKDWKREGDRTYFYCRCACGNEKWIRADLVIDGTTTSCGCRSNETQFKPVDLTGRKFGRLKAIRPTEKRDKHNNSVIWLCECCCGNMVEVAESRLIKEEVRSCGCLAKEIQQQSIKKAQKRRAEAFLVEGTDLLMLKRNKPIKSNKSGVTGVSFDTSRQKWRAQIGFQGKNMILGTFNTMEEAVKARKDAEALYFAPVLNKYELEEASFKNTQKMDQEHPASPQKYTEQDLIQNLKALAEKLGRTPKSTELTYPSIGTYNKRFGSWNNALRAAGLALNHQTEAKKRPPAGKSYEADQKRKQIIQQQFEQYIKSGRSLSYYKYNAYAQEKSLPNAGIVIRAYGQKGWRGLLNYLENGDDPELRRFIHEARESVSPQKNSQRYTREEIKEQLLKKAKEKGRTLESKEIVNDQKLPAPSTIKQYFGKSTMEEVWQELLKESPDNHLVIKTKEEQCRDAFLKWVGEQDGPITSTKYDQDSRGNPELPTLRKIWRALGVNSWNELLNILKITQDRKEGQRLKVIKTS; this is translated from the coding sequence ATGATGAAAAAGAAAGCAGAAGACCGGATCGGAGAACATCATGGATTACTGGAGATCAGAGACTGGAAACGTGAAAACAATCGAGCCTACTTTTATTGCCGGTGTGCGTGTGGGAATGAGAAGTGGATTCGGGCGGATCAGGTCATTGCCGGGAGAATAACCAGTTGTGGCTGCCAGGGGAAAAAGCTGGCAAAAGACCGGATCGGAGAGCATCACGGATTACTGGAGATAAAGGATTGGAAACGTGAAGGTGATCGAACCTACTTTTATTGTCGGTGTGCGTGCGGGAATGAGAAATGGATCAGAGCCGATCTGGTCATTGATGGGACAACCACAAGCTGCGGCTGCCGGTCAAATGAGACACAATTTAAACCCGTCGATCTGACCGGTCGGAAATTTGGCCGTTTAAAAGCCATTCGGCCCACAGAGAAACGGGATAAGCATAACAACAGTGTGATCTGGCTTTGCGAATGCTGCTGCGGCAATATGGTGGAAGTTGCTGAAAGCCGACTCATAAAGGAAGAAGTGCGTTCCTGTGGCTGCCTGGCAAAAGAGATTCAGCAGCAGTCCATTAAAAAGGCCCAAAAGAGACGTGCAGAAGCTTTTCTGGTTGAGGGAACCGATCTTTTAATGCTCAAGCGGAATAAGCCCATAAAGAGCAATAAAAGCGGTGTAACCGGCGTAAGTTTTGATACCAGCAGACAAAAGTGGCGTGCACAGATTGGCTTTCAAGGAAAGAATATGATCCTTGGAACATTTAACACAATGGAAGAAGCCGTGAAAGCCCGAAAAGATGCTGAAGCCCTTTACTTTGCGCCGGTGCTGAATAAATACGAGCTGGAAGAAGCCAGCTTTAAAAACACACAAAAAATGGATCAGGAACACCCTGCAAGTCCCCAAAAATATACGGAACAGGATCTGATTCAAAACTTGAAAGCACTCGCGGAAAAGTTAGGGCGCACCCCAAAAAGCACAGAGCTGACATACCCGAGCATTGGCACCTACAACAAAAGGTTCGGCTCCTGGAATAATGCACTGAGGGCAGCCGGGCTGGCATTAAACCACCAAACAGAAGCGAAGAAAAGACCACCCGCCGGGAAAAGTTATGAAGCCGATCAAAAAAGAAAACAAATCATTCAGCAGCAGTTTGAACAGTATATTAAATCCGGCAGATCCCTTTCCTATTACAAGTACAATGCATACGCCCAGGAAAAAAGCTTGCCAAATGCAGGTATTGTGATCAGGGCATATGGACAAAAAGGCTGGCGCGGGCTTTTGAATTATCTGGAAAACGGTGATGATCCGGAGCTGCGACGCTTTATTCATGAGGCGCGTGAAAGCGTCAGCCCACAGAAGAACAGCCAGCGTTACACCAGAGAAGAAATCAAGGAACAACTGCTTAAGAAGGCAAAAGAAAAAGGGCGTACCCTTGAGAGTAAAGAAATCGTCAATGATCAGAAACTGCCAGCGCCATCAACAATCAAACAATATTTTGGGAAAAGTACCATGGAAGAAGTCTGGCAGGAGCTGCTTAAGGAAAGCCCAGACAACCATCTAGTGATCAAGACAAAAGAAGAACAATGCCGGGATGCCTTTTTAAAATGGGTCGGGGAACAGGATGGGCCGATCACCTCGACAAAGTATGATCAGGATTCACGGGGAAACCCAGAGCTGCCCACCTTGAGAAAAATCTGGCGCGCGCTGGGGGTGAACAGCTGGAATGAGCTGCTCAATATTCTGAAGATTACCCAGGATCGGAAAGAAGGCCAACGTCTAAAAGTCATAAAAACCTCCTGA
- a CDS encoding helix-turn-helix transcriptional regulator, whose amino-acid sequence MNNDFIKNMRTFLGMTQKNLADASGVNIRQIQRIEKGETDANKLALKNAVALMDALGVEDVHLLLFNKNQDQMEDYINRKNYTRQQLALFYLGCASVDTGYFRTCFEQNEVEQFHQKALTLRQIEKAAMSIAAKAHQRMKGLGPYSTFYAIFDQEADAWSLEGSENAHYFREGMLVCFAIFSYTQLFGGKFERKGETPMNENVAYAEKESICGGGYPDLNIGDRVALGEVWSGEGENPMDDLYEDETSYSYFIKDNEWINYVFKPTGKKVDSDAYSEDAWDEVEITNIEIL is encoded by the coding sequence ATGAACAACGATTTTATAAAAAACATGCGAACCTTTTTAGGGATGACCCAAAAGAATCTGGCGGACGCTTCCGGTGTTAATATCCGTCAGATCCAGAGAATCGAAAAGGGGGAAACCGATGCAAACAAGCTTGCTCTGAAGAATGCGGTCGCTTTGATGGATGCTTTAGGCGTTGAAGATGTCCATTTGCTTTTATTCAATAAAAATCAAGACCAGATGGAGGACTATATCAACCGGAAAAACTATACGCGGCAGCAGCTTGCCTTATTTTATCTGGGCTGCGCTTCTGTGGATACCGGCTATTTTCGAACCTGTTTTGAGCAAAACGAAGTAGAACAATTTCACCAAAAAGCATTAACCCTTCGGCAGATTGAAAAAGCTGCCATGTCCATTGCAGCCAAGGCACACCAGAGAATGAAAGGATTAGGCCCTTACAGCACGTTTTACGCGATTTTTGATCAAGAAGCCGATGCGTGGTCATTGGAGGGAAGTGAAAATGCCCATTACTTCCGTGAGGGAATGCTGGTATGTTTTGCGATATTCAGCTATACTCAGCTGTTTGGCGGAAAATTTGAACGAAAAGGAGAAACACCGATGAACGAAAATGTGGCTTATGCGGAAAAAGAAAGCATTTGTGGCGGCGGTTACCCGGATCTGAACATTGGGGATCGCGTCGCTCTGGGAGAAGTTTGGAGCGGTGAGGGGGAAAACCCCATGGATGATCTGTATGAAGACGAAACATCCTACTCCTACTTTATAAAAGATAATGAGTGGATCAATTACGTCTTTAAGCCCACGGGCAAAAAGGTTGATTCAGACGCATATTCTGAAGACGCCTGGGACGAAGTCGAAATCACAAACATTGAAATTCTATAA
- a CDS encoding AP2 domain-containing protein → MKKEPADHIGEKHGRLTIKDWKREGRYIYFLCECQCGTTRWFRGDGVLNGKTKSCGCSRRKDLTGKEYGLLKAIKRSERKYRNGCIWICECRCGNTIEVSESDLERGRKTHCGCQKKIHLEQSAQQAREKNREKNMREGTSLARIKSTKVPSSSTTGVRGVYYNAKRNYWYAQITFKGKTKHLGIFKTKNAAIKARRTAEEIYFNPLIEKYSKPE, encoded by the coding sequence ATGAAAAAAGAGCCAGCAGATCATATTGGTGAAAAGCATGGACGGCTCACCATAAAGGACTGGAAAAGAGAAGGACGCTACATCTACTTTTTATGTGAGTGCCAATGCGGAACAACAAGATGGTTCCGCGGGGATGGCGTTTTAAATGGAAAAACAAAGTCGTGCGGGTGCTCTCGCAGAAAAGACCTGACTGGAAAAGAATACGGGCTATTAAAGGCTATAAAGCGTTCTGAGCGAAAGTATCGTAACGGCTGTATTTGGATCTGCGAGTGCAGGTGTGGCAATACGATCGAAGTATCCGAAAGCGATTTAGAACGCGGAAGAAAAACCCATTGCGGATGTCAAAAAAAAATCCATTTAGAACAGTCCGCCCAACAAGCCAGAGAAAAGAACCGAGAAAAAAACATGCGCGAGGGAACAAGTTTAGCGAGGATTAAATCAACGAAGGTTCCTTCAAGCAGCACAACCGGCGTGCGTGGTGTCTATTACAACGCAAAAAGAAACTACTGGTATGCGCAGATTACATTCAAAGGCAAGACGAAGCATTTAGGCATTTTTAAGACGAAGAATGCGGCAATAAAAGCGAGAAGGACTGCCGAGGAAATCTATTTCAACCCCTTGATAGAGAAATATTCAAAGCCGGAGTGA
- the cas6 gene encoding CRISPR system precrRNA processing endoribonuclease RAMP protein Cas6, with translation MLNHIELHLQSELPFNYHMGSLFHGFLMERVSSDYGVFLHENQLKPFSQYFRMHRDPKQATWQVSTLDALAYEQLLQPLLSLEQIELKYNGLTADVASVKKFKPATYEALLDQCLVTQKPKRVVKITFETVTAFRSDKKYILFPQMHMLFHNLASRWDAYSGPLKVYDREIIYELAESTEVIEYRLRTNRLQIGKGFVKGFSGEAVLKLDGPDSIVRLGNLLLHYANFAGIGIKTTLGMGGVHINFD, from the coding sequence ATGCTTAACCATATTGAATTACATTTACAGTCCGAACTCCCCTTTAATTATCATATGGGGTCTTTGTTCCATGGATTCTTAATGGAGCGTGTGAGCAGCGACTATGGTGTTTTTCTGCACGAGAACCAGTTAAAGCCCTTCAGTCAGTATTTTCGGATGCACAGAGATCCCAAGCAAGCTACGTGGCAGGTGTCAACCCTTGATGCGTTAGCTTACGAGCAGCTTCTGCAGCCATTGCTATCTTTAGAGCAGATTGAGCTAAAGTATAACGGACTGACCGCAGATGTGGCGTCGGTCAAAAAGTTCAAGCCAGCCACTTATGAAGCGTTGCTGGATCAGTGTCTCGTAACACAAAAGCCAAAGCGAGTCGTCAAGATTACCTTTGAAACTGTGACGGCCTTCCGATCAGACAAGAAGTATATTCTTTTTCCTCAAATGCACATGCTTTTTCACAATCTGGCATCCCGTTGGGACGCCTATTCCGGCCCATTAAAAGTCTATGATCGGGAGATCATTTATGAGCTGGCCGAAAGCACAGAGGTGATTGAGTATCGGCTGCGGACAAACCGCTTGCAAATTGGAAAAGGCTTTGTAAAAGGGTTTAGCGGCGAAGCCGTGCTAAAACTGGATGGCCCAGACAGCATCGTCCGGCTTGGAAATCTTTTGCTACACTACGCGAACTTTGCCGGTATTGGTATTAAAACAACCCTTGGAATGGGCGGCGTACATATTAATTTTGATTAA
- the csm5 gene encoding type III-A CRISPR-associated RAMP protein Csm5, protein MTATIKLKTVTPVFIGSGKSFTSNKDFMANSRGSNLNFVNQKKLEQWIYENKKSKTFSDYLAGKSALLYHWLNEQEIQQDEFLQIVGSRTVTANTDIGNARRIGSVAAFIRDAYGKPYIPGTSLKGAINNVLKCHFLINNDNKSDKVYFEEKRQEIINVFEENSDARGTKIKQTLTQIGDDLDAYLEQRFFSGFNTKSFLPSPVLISDSNHVEESQLEIYQKHDYILSENLDGKDNWLPFYRECLCEKIEFTFQARFDFDRITEIDNFEDLKNALRIQKQLLLDEDGIYSKFYDEIKKFIPPAIINRKSLIFLFLGGGTGFHTKTLLAALFNNDDAFQRVTHNILDMVKRRGEEDFAPHTIKLANDKMMGICKLELEVGDNA, encoded by the coding sequence ATGACAGCGACCATTAAGTTAAAAACAGTGACGCCCGTGTTCATTGGCTCAGGAAAGAGCTTTACATCAAACAAGGATTTTATGGCAAATAGCAGAGGCAGCAATCTGAATTTTGTGAATCAGAAAAAATTGGAGCAATGGATTTATGAAAATAAAAAGAGTAAGACTTTTAGTGACTATTTAGCAGGTAAAAGCGCGTTACTCTATCACTGGTTAAATGAACAGGAGATACAGCAGGACGAATTCTTGCAAATAGTGGGAAGCCGAACAGTTACTGCAAATACAGATATTGGAAATGCGAGAAGAATAGGTTCCGTGGCTGCCTTTATCCGCGACGCATATGGAAAACCTTACATCCCAGGCACTTCCCTGAAAGGCGCAATTAATAATGTGTTGAAATGTCATTTTTTGATAAACAATGACAACAAAAGTGATAAAGTTTATTTTGAAGAAAAACGGCAGGAAATAATAAACGTCTTCGAAGAAAACAGTGATGCAAGAGGAACGAAAATTAAACAGACGTTAACCCAAATTGGAGATGATCTGGACGCTTATCTTGAGCAACGATTTTTTTCAGGTTTTAACACGAAGTCGTTTTTACCATCGCCTGTTTTAATCAGTGACTCCAATCATGTAGAAGAAAGCCAGTTAGAGATCTATCAGAAGCATGATTATATCCTAAGCGAAAATCTTGATGGAAAAGATAATTGGCTGCCATTTTATCGCGAGTGCCTTTGTGAAAAAATAGAGTTTACATTTCAAGCGCGCTTTGATTTTGATCGAATCACAGAAATTGACAATTTCGAAGATTTAAAAAATGCGCTTAGAATACAAAAACAGCTATTGTTGGATGAAGATGGGATTTATTCCAAATTTTATGATGAGATAAAAAAATTTATTCCGCCAGCTATAATAAACCGAAAAAGTTTAATTTTCTTATTTTTGGGAGGGGGTACAGGCTTTCATACGAAAACTCTGTTAGCTGCCCTTTTTAATAACGATGATGCCTTTCAAAGAGTGACACACAATATTTTGGATATGGTCAAAAGACGCGGCGAGGAAGATTTTGCTCCCCACACCATTAAACTGGCAAATGATAAGATGATGGGGATTTGTAAATTAGAGCTGGAGGTCGGAGACAATGCTTAA
- a CDS encoding SOS response-associated peptidase — protein sequence MCGRYVLYSDKEQAEIKEIIEEVNKKHHFVVKKGDVYPSNMAPIYAPTPDQNGKSLEVMKWGYEVSFRKGLLINARSETILEKKTFKKDFLERRCIVPASGFYEWDKEKNKYIFQSQDDEALYIGGVFRQHENASEYVILTKAPVEPVVAIHDRMPVIIPHSKAEEWLYDANAAMGMVTQNDVPLGCQIAEK from the coding sequence ATGTGTGGAAGATATGTACTCTACTCGGATAAAGAGCAGGCAGAAATCAAAGAAATTATTGAGGAAGTCAATAAGAAACATCACTTTGTGGTGAAAAAAGGCGATGTTTACCCCTCCAACATGGCGCCGATCTATGCGCCGACACCGGATCAGAATGGGAAGAGCCTGGAAGTCATGAAATGGGGTTATGAGGTTTCTTTTCGAAAAGGGCTGCTGATCAACGCCCGTTCGGAGACCATTTTAGAAAAGAAAACCTTCAAAAAAGATTTTCTGGAGCGGCGCTGCATTGTGCCGGCCAGCGGGTTCTACGAATGGGACAAGGAAAAGAACAAATATATTTTTCAGTCTCAGGATGATGAAGCCCTTTATATCGGCGGTGTGTTCCGGCAGCATGAAAATGCATCGGAATACGTTATCTTGACCAAGGCGCCGGTTGAGCCTGTCGTGGCCATTCATGACCGGATGCCGGTGATTATTCCCCATTCCAAGGCCGAAGAATGGTTGTATGATGCCAATGCTGCTATGGGGATGGTGACGCAGAATGATGTGCCCCTGGGATGCCAGATTGCCGAAAAATAA
- the cas10 gene encoding type III-A CRISPR-associated protein Cas10/Csm1, giving the protein MEKDNKRILQLALLHTIGLLVSRAEGTHTPVESGIAFLNEQLEESLRVLAEAPIALNNEKIEASVSPDRSLYQLISEAGKIALASDTLLQENLSVQNPAASLESVFDTLANEREPIPGGKAEAPDYAALIEAFKSGLETLQKQALPPNGLLQVLERVAAEVPLLTNTPGQQDISVYDYTKMTTAIATALHAYHEDSQTLECAELANDHERQVNKFLFVSGTIFGIQKFIYTISSTKAMKSLRGRSFFLEILVENLIDDLLEKLSLCRANALYTGGGHFYLLLPNTQEANEWIEKAQAIINDQLLERYGLSMYLAIAAVPCSSVELANGFTDEARKNQTGALYDRVNKKLSEAKFHRYTEENLKALFDPDSSLNANQKDGRECNVCHRSTKDLKAWEEGEGEICKSCANFIQLGDHIVRFDEARTPLIVIYPDTEKDNEAIFLPTLEPEQKYILDIEPMKSFIDQKNPKTYHHIYAANAYQLNIEDCYRLLLANYNIPSQDETGHLIEFEELANRSEGAKRLAVMRADVDNLGATFVNGFIREPRGQTPHCEVSIVRYAALSRQLSVFFKEKVNTLCQDSQAETATQLPGKSVNPEKRRLVIVYSGGDDMFVIGTWEDTIEFSLDLQKAFEAYTHGKLSFSAGIGLFHCTYPVSRMAEDTEVLESEAKEWDHWRRPEERERIPHKNNIALFGERTPEDRQNHIYTWPDFEQYVLSDKFKALTEWFVQGLDKNGQPLEAGNSFIYRLKNLFETASPQNINIARLAYEIGRRKPSAAAPKPLRDTYYDFRERIYQWIQNDWDRKEFITAVTIFIFLHREKPEGGGNKEHE; this is encoded by the coding sequence ATGGAAAAAGATAATAAAAGAATCCTTCAGCTGGCTCTGTTGCACACTATCGGTTTGCTGGTGAGCCGGGCCGAAGGGACACATACCCCAGTTGAGAGCGGTATCGCCTTTTTAAATGAACAACTCGAGGAGTCATTGCGAGTGCTGGCCGAGGCGCCAATCGCTTTGAATAATGAGAAAATAGAAGCATCTGTGTCACCAGACAGGAGCCTTTACCAATTGATCAGCGAAGCGGGAAAGATCGCCCTGGCAAGCGATACGCTGCTTCAGGAAAATCTGTCAGTCCAAAACCCGGCTGCATCACTTGAAAGTGTCTTTGATACATTGGCCAATGAACGAGAACCCATTCCAGGGGGAAAAGCAGAAGCGCCGGATTATGCGGCCCTCATCGAAGCTTTTAAATCAGGCTTAGAAACCTTGCAGAAACAAGCGCTCCCGCCGAATGGCTTACTCCAGGTTTTAGAACGTGTGGCGGCCGAAGTGCCGTTGCTGACAAATACACCCGGGCAGCAGGATATTTCAGTCTATGACTATACCAAAATGACGACTGCCATCGCGACAGCACTACACGCCTACCATGAAGATAGTCAGACACTGGAGTGTGCTGAGCTCGCAAACGACCATGAGCGTCAGGTCAATAAGTTTCTGTTCGTGTCAGGAACTATTTTCGGCATACAGAAATTCATTTATACCATCAGCAGCACCAAAGCCATGAAATCACTCCGTGGCCGATCCTTTTTCCTGGAGATCCTCGTGGAAAATTTGATCGATGATCTGCTTGAAAAGCTGTCCTTATGCAGAGCTAACGCCCTGTACACAGGCGGCGGCCATTTTTACCTGTTGCTCCCCAATACCCAGGAAGCCAATGAATGGATCGAGAAAGCACAGGCCATCATCAATGACCAGCTGCTTGAGCGCTATGGCCTGTCAATGTATCTTGCCATCGCTGCAGTGCCCTGTTCATCCGTCGAATTGGCCAATGGGTTTACAGATGAAGCAAGAAAAAACCAAACCGGCGCACTCTATGACCGGGTCAATAAAAAGCTGTCAGAAGCAAAATTTCATCGTTATACTGAAGAAAACCTCAAAGCCCTTTTTGATCCCGACAGCAGTCTGAACGCAAACCAAAAGGATGGCAGAGAGTGTAACGTATGCCACCGATCCACAAAAGATTTGAAAGCGTGGGAAGAAGGCGAGGGTGAAATCTGCAAAAGCTGCGCCAACTTTATCCAATTAGGGGATCATATTGTGCGGTTTGATGAGGCGCGCACACCGTTGATTGTCATCTATCCAGATACAGAAAAAGATAATGAAGCCATTTTTCTTCCAACGCTGGAGCCCGAACAAAAATACATCCTGGACATCGAACCAATGAAATCTTTCATTGATCAGAAAAATCCAAAGACTTACCATCACATCTATGCGGCAAATGCGTATCAGCTCAACATTGAAGACTGCTACCGACTATTGCTCGCCAACTATAATATCCCCTCACAGGACGAAACAGGCCATTTAATCGAGTTTGAAGAGCTGGCCAATCGCAGTGAAGGCGCGAAACGGCTGGCAGTGATGCGCGCAGACGTGGATAACCTTGGAGCCACCTTTGTAAATGGCTTTATCAGAGAACCGCGTGGCCAAACACCCCATTGTGAGGTGAGTATTGTCCGTTACGCCGCCCTGTCGCGGCAGCTGTCCGTATTCTTCAAAGAAAAAGTCAATACGCTCTGCCAGGACAGCCAAGCGGAAACAGCCACCCAGCTACCGGGAAAATCAGTAAATCCTGAAAAAAGACGCTTAGTTATCGTCTACTCTGGAGGGGATGATATGTTTGTCATCGGTACCTGGGAAGACACCATCGAATTCAGTTTGGATCTGCAGAAAGCCTTTGAAGCTTACACACATGGAAAGCTAAGCTTTTCCGCAGGCATCGGACTCTTTCACTGCACCTATCCTGTTTCCAGGATGGCCGAGGATACCGAAGTGCTCGAGAGCGAAGCAAAAGAATGGGATCACTGGCGGCGTCCTGAAGAAAGAGAACGCATTCCACACAAGAACAACATCGCGTTATTCGGAGAGCGAACCCCAGAGGATCGGCAGAACCATATTTACACCTGGCCCGATTTTGAACAATATGTCCTATCCGATAAATTCAAAGCCCTGACCGAATGGTTTGTCCAGGGACTTGACAAAAATGGGCAGCCCCTTGAAGCAGGAAACAGCTTCATCTATCGTCTGAAAAATCTATTTGAAACCGCCAGTCCCCAGAATATTAACATTGCCAGGCTGGCCTATGAGATCGGAAGGCGCAAGCCATCCGCCGCTGCCCCAAAACCCCTCAGGGATACCTATTACGACTTCAGAGAGAGAATATACCAGTGGATACAGAACGATTGGGATCGTAAGGAATTTATCACAGCAGTGACCATCTTTATCTTTTTACATCGGGAGAAACCAGAAGGAGGAGGGAACAAAGAACATGAGTGA
- the csm3 gene encoding type III-A CRISPR-associated RAMP protein Csm3: protein MMSAENMKRYITLLGKVVISGTITLKTGMLIGGGSDFSAIGTVDKVVIRDPLKREPIIPGSTLKGKLRHLLERRYCWDNEEEVTELQSNLETENTEGKKAEEKQESFNQKYDAFMKNEPVVIKRLFGTSDKEMAIAARLQFSDCFIKKESLEQLKQLDTDLYLTEIKFENTINRVTGIANPRQFERVPAGTQFDLQIIYNIENIDEINEDMMTLCDAFDTLEYDYLGSSGTRGYGQLAIENRQTEIKAYKKSAEELIELKLNEILDGKSRD, encoded by the coding sequence ATGATGAGTGCAGAGAACATGAAACGATATATAACATTGCTGGGGAAAGTAGTTATAAGCGGAACAATAACGCTCAAGACAGGAATGCTCATTGGAGGGGGATCAGACTTTTCAGCCATTGGAACCGTTGATAAGGTCGTCATAAGAGATCCCTTGAAAAGAGAACCCATCATTCCAGGAAGTACACTCAAGGGAAAACTGCGCCATTTACTGGAACGGCGTTACTGCTGGGACAACGAAGAAGAAGTTACTGAATTACAAAGCAACCTGGAAACAGAAAACACTGAAGGGAAAAAAGCAGAAGAAAAACAGGAAAGTTTTAATCAGAAATATGATGCGTTCATGAAAAACGAGCCCGTTGTTATAAAACGCCTTTTTGGGACAAGTGATAAGGAGATGGCCATTGCGGCGCGGCTCCAGTTTTCCGATTGCTTTATTAAAAAAGAAAGCCTTGAACAGTTGAAACAGTTGGATACAGATTTGTACTTAACGGAAATTAAATTTGAAAACACCATTAATCGGGTAACCGGTATTGCCAATCCCCGACAGTTTGAGCGTGTACCCGCCGGCACACAATTTGACCTTCAAATCATCTATAATATTGAAAACATTGATGAGATAAATGAGGATATGATGACTTTATGTGACGCCTTTGATACGCTGGAATATGACTACCTCGGAAGTTCAGGGACAAGAGGTTATGGACAGCTCGCAATCGAAAATAGACAAACAGAAATAAAAGCGTATAAAAAAAGCGCTGAAGAGCTTATAGAGTTAAAGCTAAATGAGATTCTCGATGGAAAATCGCGGGATTAA
- the csm2 gene encoding type III-A CRISPR-associated protein Csm2, which produces MSETAQKKSENSKKQNVAIGTSITLERLEKEQISVIAEAVIKDINDEKKEATANQIRNFLTDMVSIRNQLESNKTGQEEGKKTANSRSLVKDMMKKLDSLKMHLVYQAARNNGNLKNLMKKANLVYLIDTIIKKSAEDASSQNTTGKDIAKNFYLLANYVEALIAYHKYYESEKV; this is translated from the coding sequence ATGAGTGAAACAGCCCAGAAAAAGTCCGAAAACTCAAAAAAGCAAAATGTCGCAATCGGGACGTCAATAACCCTTGAACGATTAGAAAAAGAACAGATCAGCGTCATTGCAGAAGCAGTAATAAAAGACATCAATGACGAAAAGAAAGAAGCCACAGCGAACCAGATTCGAAATTTTTTAACCGATATGGTATCCATTCGAAATCAATTGGAATCTAACAAAACGGGTCAGGAAGAGGGGAAAAAAACTGCAAACAGTAGGTCTTTAGTAAAGGATATGATGAAAAAGCTGGATAGTCTGAAGATGCATTTGGTCTATCAGGCGGCCCGCAATAATGGAAATCTAAAGAACTTGATGAAAAAAGCAAATCTGGTGTACCTGATTGATACAATCATAAAAAAGAGTGCCGAGGATGCAAGCAGCCAAAATACAACCGGCAAAGATATTGCGAAAAATTTTTATCTTCTAGCGAACTATGTTGAGGCCTTGATTGCCTATCATAAATATTACGAGTCAGAGAAGGTGTAA